A genomic stretch from Vibrio algarum includes:
- the thiI gene encoding tRNA uracil 4-sulfurtransferase ThiI — MKFIVKPHPEIFVKSESVRKRFTRILECNLRIIIQRRTESVAVFNRRDHIEVTASSDEYYQEVLTVLTHTPGIHHVLEVQQSEFTDMHNIYEQVLELSGKLIEDKTFVVRAKRRGKHEFTSIELERYVGGGLNQAVASAKVKLNNPDVTVNIEVANEKLNQVIARYKGLGGFPLGTQEDVLSLISGGFDSGVSSYLHIKRGSKTHYCFFNLGGPAHEIGVKQVAHFLWNKYGSSAKVKFISVDFEPVVAEILEKVDDGQMGVVLKRMFMRAGGLLAEKFGIQALITGEALGQVSSQTLTNLRHIDRVTDTLILRPLINWDKEDIIDLARVIGTEDFAKVMPEYCGVISKKPTVKAIKEKLEKEEENFDFSVLEKVVYNARVMDIRDIEKESQAQVPDVELVSDLDGDAVVLDIRSPDEEDESPLVIDGVEVQHLPFYKLATKFGDLDQTKDYLLYCDRGVMSRLQALYLKEQGFDNVKVYRP; from the coding sequence ATGAAATTTATTGTTAAGCCCCATCCAGAGATTTTTGTTAAAAGTGAATCAGTGCGTAAGCGTTTCACACGTATTTTGGAATGTAATCTTCGAATTATTATCCAACGTAGAACAGAATCTGTTGCTGTATTCAACCGTCGTGATCACATTGAAGTAACAGCTAGTAGTGATGAGTATTACCAAGAAGTTTTAACTGTGCTTACTCATACGCCCGGTATTCACCACGTATTGGAGGTTCAGCAGTCTGAATTTACAGATATGCATAATATCTATGAACAGGTGTTGGAGCTGAGTGGCAAATTAATCGAAGACAAAACGTTTGTAGTACGAGCTAAACGTCGTGGTAAACACGAATTTACCTCTATCGAACTTGAACGTTATGTTGGTGGTGGTCTGAATCAGGCTGTTGCAAGCGCTAAGGTTAAACTTAATAACCCAGATGTTACAGTTAATATTGAGGTTGCTAACGAGAAGCTAAACCAAGTTATTGCACGTTATAAAGGGTTAGGCGGTTTTCCTCTAGGTACTCAAGAAGATGTATTGAGCTTGATTTCTGGTGGTTTTGATTCTGGTGTTTCTAGTTACCTACATATTAAACGCGGCTCCAAAACACATTACTGCTTCTTTAATCTAGGTGGCCCAGCACATGAAATAGGCGTGAAGCAAGTAGCTCATTTCTTGTGGAATAAATACGGCTCGTCAGCCAAGGTTAAATTTATCTCGGTCGATTTTGAACCAGTAGTCGCTGAGATTTTAGAGAAAGTTGATGACGGCCAAATGGGCGTTGTGCTTAAACGTATGTTTATGCGCGCTGGTGGTCTTTTAGCTGAGAAATTCGGTATTCAAGCTTTGATTACTGGTGAAGCGTTAGGGCAGGTGTCTAGTCAAACACTGACTAATCTACGTCACATTGATCGAGTAACCGATACACTGATTCTAAGACCATTAATTAACTGGGACAAAGAAGATATTATCGATTTAGCTCGTGTGATTGGAACAGAAGACTTTGCTAAAGTGATGCCTGAATATTGCGGTGTGATTTCTAAAAAGCCAACTGTAAAAGCGATCAAAGAGAAATTAGAAAAAGAAGAAGAAAACTTCGACTTTTCTGTTTTAGAGAAAGTGGTTTATAACGCTCGCGTAATGGATATCCGTGATATAGAGAAGGAGAGTCAAGCGCAAGTTCCAGATGTAGAACTGGTTTCTGATCTGGACGGTGATGCGGTTGTTTTAGATATTCGTAGCCCGGACGAAGAAGATGAAAGTCCTTTGGTGATTGATGGTGTAGAGGTTCAACACTTACCATTTTACAAGCTGGCCACTAAGTTTGGCGATTTAGACCAAACTAAAGACTATCTGCTGTATTGTGACCGTGGCGTGATGAGCCGTTTACAAGCGCTCTATTTGAAAGAACAAGGCTTTGATAATGTGAAGGTGTATAGACCTTAG
- a CDS encoding anaerobic C4-dicarboxylate transporter produces MLYLEFLFLLLMLYMGSRYGGIGLGVVSGIGLVVEVFIFRMPPTSPPITVMLIILAVVTCASILEAAGGLKFMLQVAERILRKNPKNVTLIAPFVTYTMTFMLGTGHAVYSIMPIIGDVALKNGIRPERPMAAASVASQIAITASPISAAVVYYLAQLSNIQADITLVSILMVTVPSTLAGTFLMALYSVRRGKELNDDPEYQRRLKDPVWSEKILKTTATTLDEVLPSSARNAVLIFLAALLSIVAIAMLPELRTIVEGEKPIKMSVIIQMMMLAFGGVILLATKTDPRKVPEGVVFKSGMVAAIAIFGIAWMSDTYFKYALPEFKDGIIGMVTDYPWSFAFALFIVSVVVNSQAATARMMLPVGIGLGLDPALLIGIMPAVYGYFFIPNYPSDIATVNFDSSGTTKIGKWYFNHSFMSVGIIGVVSACILGYLLGQVFLT; encoded by the coding sequence ATGTTATATCTTGAGTTTTTGTTTCTATTACTGATGCTCTATATGGGCTCACGTTATGGCGGCATTGGGCTGGGGGTTGTCTCCGGTATTGGATTGGTTGTGGAAGTGTTTATTTTCCGAATGCCACCTACCTCTCCACCAATCACCGTCATGTTAATCATTCTGGCCGTTGTAACCTGTGCCTCCATTCTTGAAGCGGCTGGTGGATTAAAATTCATGCTTCAAGTTGCGGAAAGAATACTGCGTAAGAATCCCAAAAATGTCACTCTTATCGCCCCTTTTGTTACTTATACCATGACATTTATGTTAGGTACGGGACACGCTGTATATTCAATTATGCCAATCATCGGTGATGTCGCCCTTAAAAATGGTATTCGCCCAGAACGACCTATGGCGGCGGCCTCAGTGGCATCACAGATAGCAATTACGGCTTCGCCAATTTCTGCTGCTGTAGTCTATTACCTCGCACAACTCTCTAATATTCAAGCAGATATTACGTTGGTTTCTATTCTGATGGTGACTGTACCTTCAACACTTGCGGGTACGTTCTTGATGGCCTTGTATAGTGTCCGCCGTGGTAAAGAATTAAACGATGATCCAGAATATCAACGTCGCTTAAAAGATCCGGTCTGGAGCGAGAAAATTCTTAAAACCACAGCAACAACATTGGATGAAGTTCTCCCTAGTTCTGCTCGCAACGCTGTTCTGATTTTTCTTGCGGCTTTGCTAAGTATTGTCGCTATCGCCATGCTTCCAGAACTAAGAACGATTGTTGAGGGTGAAAAGCCAATCAAAATGTCCGTTATCATTCAAATGATGATGCTTGCTTTTGGTGGCGTAATTCTTTTAGCCACGAAAACCGACCCGAGAAAAGTACCTGAAGGAGTAGTATTTAAGTCCGGTATGGTCGCTGCGATCGCTATTTTCGGTATTGCCTGGATGTCTGATACGTACTTTAAGTACGCGCTACCAGAATTTAAAGACGGCATAATTGGAATGGTTACGGACTACCCTTGGTCATTCGCATTTGCTCTATTTATCGTTTCCGTTGTGGTTAACTCTCAAGCGGCAACGGCTCGTATGATGCTACCCGTAGGTATCGGTCTAGGGTTAGACCCAGCACTACTTATCGGTATTATGCCAGCAGTTTACGGTTACTTCTTTATACCTAACTACCCTTCCGATATCGCCACAGTGAACTTCGATTCATCAGGTACGACTAAAATTGGTAAGTGGTACTTTAATCACTCGTTCATGTCTGTTGGTATTATAGGGGTGGTTTCTGCGTGTATCTTAGGTTACTTACTAGGACAAGTATTCCTCACCTAA
- a CDS encoding ATP-binding protein — MKLKSYLALTTIATSSFIVIVVTTAVLLLLQTSHQEGFEARGLELARVLAHNPVVINAVDAKNKNQPNNLQNYIENIRKSTDASYIVVVDRNAMRLSHPIPERIGKHFVGDDIYPALEKGTEYSSVASGSLGEAIRNFSPVRLNGEVIGAICIGYLSVKTSSILLKKFSDIGLIVGSVYLLGIAAIFAFVFKIKRTFLDYEPEFIVNKFHEHEMVFDSIRDAIISVDSNMTITTINNSAIKMLSMGTSDRYDYINHSLAHYSSALSHLVLSKQGVFHQGVFTIGKLKYRANIYPIITSKGLLGHAIVFFANLNHDELEREVNYLKNYSEILRTKTHEYSNKLNVISGMLQTGKYDETVDFIQQETDRYQSVLRNIVMSITDSAVASILLAKFNKASEIGVKYTIDVDSNLSNYQKNASEKLVTILGNLIDNALLASWQNRNNVTPEVCVYLSDRSSHIILEVQDSGAGVPDKISEHILEFGVSSKHNDEHNGIGLYLVKQLVDYFHGSIDWERTDKQTTLFSVYLNKSDVENDS, encoded by the coding sequence ATGAAACTTAAGAGTTATCTCGCTTTAACCACCATCGCCACTTCATCTTTTATAGTTATTGTTGTAACGACGGCTGTACTACTCTTATTGCAAACCTCACATCAAGAAGGCTTTGAGGCGAGAGGATTGGAACTTGCTCGCGTTCTTGCCCACAACCCCGTAGTCATCAATGCTGTCGATGCTAAAAATAAAAATCAACCTAATAACCTACAAAACTACATTGAAAATATTAGAAAAAGTACAGATGCATCCTACATCGTTGTAGTAGATAGAAATGCGATGCGGTTAAGCCACCCAATTCCAGAACGAATTGGCAAGCACTTCGTTGGTGATGATATTTACCCTGCTTTAGAAAAAGGTACTGAGTACAGTAGTGTTGCGTCAGGATCTCTAGGTGAAGCCATTCGTAATTTTTCACCGGTTCGGCTCAATGGAGAAGTAATAGGTGCGATTTGCATCGGCTATTTATCAGTAAAAACCTCGAGTATTCTACTTAAGAAGTTTAGTGATATTGGCTTGATTGTAGGTAGTGTATATCTACTCGGAATAGCGGCTATTTTTGCGTTTGTGTTTAAGATTAAGCGAACTTTTCTGGACTATGAGCCTGAGTTTATTGTAAATAAATTCCACGAGCATGAAATGGTCTTTGATAGCATTAGGGATGCTATCATTTCTGTCGATAGCAATATGACAATCACTACTATTAACAATAGTGCCATTAAAATGCTATCTATGGGTACATCCGACCGGTACGACTATATAAACCATTCTTTAGCCCACTATTCTAGTGCCTTAAGTCATCTAGTACTTTCAAAACAAGGCGTTTTTCATCAAGGTGTATTTACCATTGGAAAATTAAAGTATCGAGCTAATATATACCCCATTATCACCAGCAAAGGTCTATTAGGTCATGCCATCGTGTTTTTTGCTAACCTTAACCATGATGAGCTAGAACGTGAAGTGAATTACCTAAAAAATTATTCAGAAATCTTACGCACTAAGACCCATGAATACTCAAATAAACTCAATGTGATATCAGGCATGCTGCAAACGGGTAAGTACGATGAAACCGTTGATTTTATTCAACAAGAAACGGACCGATATCAATCTGTACTTCGTAATATCGTTATGTCGATAACGGATAGCGCTGTAGCAAGTATATTGCTTGCAAAATTTAACAAGGCATCAGAAATTGGCGTAAAATACACTATCGATGTAGACAGTAATCTATCCAATTACCAAAAAAACGCTTCAGAAAAACTGGTCACTATTCTCGGTAACCTGATTGATAATGCATTGCTTGCATCATGGCAAAATAGAAATAACGTCACTCCTGAAGTTTGTGTGTACTTGAGTGATCGTAGTAGCCATATCATTCTAGAAGTTCAGGATAGCGGTGCTGGCGTACCCGATAAAATCTCAGAACATATTCTAGAATTCGGAGTAAGCTCGAAACACAACGATGAGCACAATGGGATTGGTTTGTATTTAGTAAAGCAACTTGTTGATTACTTTCATGGAAGTATTGACTGGGAACGCACAGATAAACAAACCACACTTTTTAGTGTCTACTTAAACAAGAGTGACGTAGAGAATGACAGTTAA
- a CDS encoding response regulator: MTVKYTVMILEDDVRASYTLESTINQLPEFNVVAVSETCAEALLQYELYEPMLVFVDISLPDGNGIDVIRQLREKKHSVTL, encoded by the coding sequence ATGACAGTTAAATATACGGTAATGATTCTCGAAGACGATGTGAGAGCGAGTTACACATTAGAGTCCACCATTAATCAGCTTCCCGAGTTTAACGTGGTAGCAGTGAGTGAAACCTGTGCAGAAGCGCTATTACAATATGAGCTATACGAACCCATGCTCGTTTTCGTCGACATATCATTACCCGACGGGAACGGTATCGATGTCATTCGCCAGTTACGGGAAAAAAAGCACAGTGTGACTTTGTAA
- a CDS encoding HTH domain-containing protein yields MTTAERETTTVEKVVQLGVIDYLVKPIRMSRVHQTLADYKQFKQQLSERSTVDQGEIDQILRKAPEKKLRTTPKGIDINTLSSLKQILQQEKLIDFSAESIGERMNVSRVTARRYLEFLESEGLVRLVLNYNTGGRPRRLYQVVERRINHY; encoded by the coding sequence ATGACTACGGCTGAAAGAGAAACCACAACGGTGGAAAAAGTGGTCCAACTCGGTGTCATTGACTATCTCGTCAAGCCTATTCGAATGTCCAGAGTGCATCAAACCTTAGCGGACTATAAGCAATTCAAACAACAACTATCTGAACGCTCGACGGTTGACCAAGGTGAAATAGACCAAATTCTACGTAAGGCACCTGAGAAAAAACTGAGAACAACACCTAAAGGCATCGATATCAATACCTTGTCGTCTTTGAAACAGATTCTTCAGCAAGAGAAATTAATAGATTTTTCAGCGGAAAGCATCGGTGAACGTATGAATGTGAGCCGCGTGACCGCAAGGCGCTATCTAGAGTTCCTAGAATCCGAAGGCCTGGTCCGCCTAGTTTTAAATTACAATACTGGCGGCAGGCCTCGTCGTTTATATCAAGTTGTAGAGCGTAGAATTAACCACTACTGA
- the pomA gene encoding flagellar motor protein PomA, with protein MDLATLIGLIGGFAFVIMAMVLGGSIGMFIDVVSILIVVGGSTCVVLMKFTMGQFFSAFKIAGKAFMFKTDDPEELIAKIVEMADAARKGGFLALEEMEITSSFMQKGIDLLVDGHDAEVVRAAMQKDIALTDERHVQGSDAFRAYGDVAPAMGMIGTLVGLVAMLSNMDDPKSIGPAMAVALLTTLYGAVLANMVFFPIADKLSLRREQEKLNRRLIMDGVLAIQDGQNPRVIDSYLKNYLNEKKRVLDIDNE; from the coding sequence GTGGATTTAGCAACGTTAATCGGTCTGATCGGAGGATTCGCCTTCGTAATAATGGCAATGGTGCTTGGTGGCAGTATTGGCATGTTTATCGATGTGGTTTCGATTTTGATCGTTGTCGGCGGTTCGACCTGTGTCGTTTTAATGAAATTTACCATGGGCCAGTTTTTTAGCGCCTTTAAGATTGCTGGTAAAGCATTCATGTTTAAGACGGATGATCCTGAAGAACTGATTGCAAAAATTGTTGAAATGGCCGACGCCGCACGTAAAGGTGGTTTTCTTGCTCTAGAAGAGATGGAAATTACCAGCAGTTTTATGCAAAAAGGTATTGATTTACTTGTTGATGGACACGATGCAGAAGTGGTGAGAGCCGCTATGCAAAAAGATATCGCGTTAACCGATGAGCGACATGTTCAAGGTAGTGACGCATTCCGTGCTTATGGTGATGTAGCACCTGCGATGGGTATGATTGGTACATTGGTTGGTTTGGTTGCTATGCTTTCTAATATGGATGATCCAAAGTCGATTGGTCCTGCGATGGCGGTTGCTCTATTAACAACGTTATATGGTGCTGTACTTGCCAACATGGTGTTCTTCCCTATTGCAGATAAGCTTTCGTTACGCCGTGAACAAGAGAAACTGAATCGTCGTCTAATTATGGATGGTGTTCTCGCTATTCAAGATGGTCAAAACCCTCGCGTTATTGATAGTTACCTGAAGAACTATCTTAATGAGAAAAAACGTGTTCTTGATATCGATAATGAGTAA
- the xseB gene encoding exodeoxyribonuclease VII small subunit, with product MAIKKPENMTFEATLEELDSIVEQLENGDLALEDSLKHFERGISLAREGQTKLTQAEQRVSILLEKDDTSPLSDFQNEHLREE from the coding sequence ATGGCCATAAAAAAACCTGAAAATATGACTTTCGAAGCAACTCTAGAAGAGCTTGATTCCATTGTAGAACAGCTTGAAAACGGAGATCTCGCTTTAGAAGACTCATTAAAACACTTTGAGCGCGGTATCTCTCTAGCGCGTGAAGGCCAAACGAAGCTCACTCAGGCAGAACAAAGAGTTTCTATTCTATTGGAAAAAGATGACACGTCCCCGCTATCCGATTTTCAAAATGAGCATTTAAGAGAAGAATAA